tatgaagatagataaaataaaaaaaaaaaaaaaacaatattaagtctagatattctcaaagtcaaaagaaacacttgatgttctaTCAACTATGTCAATTTTCTCTTTAGAAAATTCAAAGAAGTCTGTCACATCCAAaattgtcatatgggatgggtcaaatatatcattatcctggtatgcaaaattttctaccacattttcccttttttcttttagggaggcttgatagagatcaactaagtattTTGATATACgataggtacgtgaccaatgtccAGTTATTCCCCAtcgaaaacatttattttcaacactctttgaactcttatcttattgagttttttctttatgatcatcattttgcATGGTACATTTGAAATTCAGATGATTAGAACGATCACTACGAATAATTGTTACGTTTAAGCATAACTTCCATACCAAGATTAGCACGGTTAATAATATCAGCCCAGGTATTAATTACACGACCTTGACTATCAACTACAGATTGGTTGAAATTGAAACCATTTAAGTTGAAAGCCATAGTGCTAATACCTAAAGCGGTGAACCAGATACCTACTACAGGCCAAGCAACTAGGAAGAAATGTAAAGAATGAGAGTTGTTGAAACTAGCATATTGGAAGATCAATCTGCCAAAATAACCATGAGCAGCTACGGTATTATAAGTTTCTTCCTCTTGACTGAATTTGTAACCTTCATTAGCAGATTCATTTTCTGTGGTTTCCTTGATCAAACTAGAAGTTACCAAGGAACCATGCATAGCACTGAATAGGGAGCCGCCGAATACACCAGCTACACCTAACATGTGGAATGGGTGCATAAGGATGTTGTGCTCAGCCTGGAATACAATCATGAAGTTGAAAGTACCAGAGATTCCTAGAGGCATACCGTCAGAAAAGCTTCCTTGACCATGCACTAATATTGGATGATACTATGTATAAGTGATTGAatgacacatggacaacataatattgtaagggaaaaaaagaacatttggattggacactaagcatgggcatttaatacatatttataataattataatactCCCTTTATTTCTCTTTAGATGcccattaaataaatataataaatatgtaTTGTTAAAACCTACTAGAAAAAATACCAATGggaaaaaatctaaatgaagaaaaaagagtacatatttcaatATAATCTGATGATcctaaaagaaatataataattcgttcccctcatggaaacatcatTTGAGATCTCTGAATCGCCGAATTCCAATGGTGTGCACCAAATTCTCAAAAGTTGCAGTacgtaatgcctttgtaaattaAGTGCCAGGTTAttcttcgaacaaatttgtttgtaCAGTGATTCACCATTTTctttcaagatcatgagtgtagaaaatttCGATGAAATATTACTTTGTTCTATATCCTTTAATATATCTtcttttgatttgggctataGTGTTGTCtacgtataatattgttggaaatTTTTATATTAGAAGACCAGTCACATGTTTTACGAATGTGCTAAGTTATTGATCTTAAGCTATACATTCTCGACCAGCCTCATGAATTAACAGATTTCAGCGGAGAAAGTGGCCATTATGGTCCGTTTCACAATCGCCATGATTATAGCAATTTCTCCACATCGTGAAcaaataacctgtttgagatctagctttatgTGGATCAATAAATATCCAAATCAGCATAATTCAACtagaaaatcaatttgatttatttgaatgatATAAAACTATATCAATTGTTTCATTGGAGATAACAGGGAAACATGCTTAAGTctattccaatgtctttttagAGAATAATTATATCTCGCTAATAATATTTTACTGAAAATACAATATTTGGACTTGTATTATTagtaagatacataagtgcactaattgcactaagatatagGTAACTTCAGACTAAGAAGTTCTCGTTATTATCTCGGAGGTCGAAACATatctttcttttacatttagtgaacgaacttctattgaatatttaaatggatgtgttttgtccatataaaatattcCTCAAATTTTTTCCTATAGaagttgattgatgaataaatatccCATCTGCTTAAATGTTAGCAAggcaaaatttttattttttgagttcTTTAACTCAATATTCTTTCTCAAGATATTAATATTGCCTTTTAAAAAACCTTCcagagttccaattatatttaagtcatcaacatatagttatataacAAATCTTgtctgtgatttctttatataaaaacacactgacatattggattattttgatattcattctttcaacaaatatccacacagatgattgtaccacattctATCCTGATTGTTTCAGTCCAATATAGTGatctataactttattgaattacaATTCTTGGAATTTGATTCTAATTATGTTTCAGGCACCTTAAATCTTATGGGATTCTcaatataaatttcattatcaagagatctatATAAATATGCTATGACTAAATGCTGTCCATACTTTCATACATAGTCAGGCCAATTAAATATCctagtgtaattgcatctacCACTAGAGAATTATGTCTCCTTATAAATCAATAACCTGATCTTTGTGAAAAACTTGTGTaatagtcttgctttatattcTGGGACCTCATtatttctcatttctttttcttcacaaaTACCCATTAATCCTAACAGATTTGACATCTACTGGTCAAAAATCTGACGTATTGAGAGTGAGTTTAGTTCTACCTTGATTGTTTCTTTCCACTAAAAGCCATCTCTTTTATatcgacattcttcaatagatttggttcaggatcctcattttcagatataatatcaagatcAACATTATACAACAAATGTTGTCAATTAACTACATAAGTTCGGTTCCAtctcctgtcatgacatagttattgaaatctcattattatctttatgtattCCCATCTTCCTAATTAGTCatgtcatgaatttcttcatgtgtattttacatcctcaaccaagtcttcttgactattaattattttctttttcgaggattttatctttgaaaccccactggtctaccacgttttctggcgtgttccagactcattagtgacaacttgcaaTTGGTatatgacttagttactttctttgcatcttaTAAATGCAtatgatttgctatattttgtagacgaatttattttttgaacttcaaaGTTCACATTGATATGTACAAGGatctaaatgaaaataataacgatgcattccatgtaatttctttttctccaactTAATTCCTCCCCTTAATGTCGAATTTTGTCTcactaaaatgacaatcaacaaatcgtgcaTAAATACATTACTCGGGGGTTcgagatatttaataattgatggaaaatcaaatatccaacatatattcctaaccttctttgaggacccatcttaatATGTTGTGGTGGAAGCAATTGGGAACATATCCCGCACATCCGAAAAATTCTTAGATGGGAAATATCTGGCTTCtagccataagctaattgtaatagcAAGTACTTTATAATAAGTTACATATTGGAAGGTACTAATGTGCCAGCGGAAGAAACCAGGATCCAATTTTtggcaaaaaagaaaacatgcttcaaacagaaaaaaatgagttttcggacatacctttgaagaacttcctctaagcttcAAATTCAGTTCAAATCTCCATAGGATATTGTAGACCACTTCCAAGATCTTTTcgactattctcttggagctcaAGATTGATAATGGAACTCAAAAATAAGCTgaaattaaggaaatttggagaagttCACAGCAGCAACCATGtagaagaacaccttcttctctcactttttcttagaattttgtTCGGTTATTATCTCAAAATACTCCAAAAATCTTCTATATATttgcagacattcatgcaaagaaagtTTGCTACATGAGATGCACCTCATGCTTagagttaatgaagagttaAAATAGGTTTGTTGGTGAGCTAGTTCATGAAGTAAatggaaaattaatttttccaactttgtgtttttccttttctttttctatttatcaaaaattgatttcaaaaatcaattttatttaataaaactgaaaatattatttaatttaaaaaattaattttctttaataaaattaataaatgattattttagacaatttaaataattctaattaatttaatataaaatatttaaattattatttttaacacaaattccatcttcaaatatattaaattatatttaaatattattctcCAGCTTCATTTATTacttgaacacttcaaattaactatATACGCTATTCTAGACTAATCTTAACTATAGACCTCGTGGACACAATCTTGCATATGCTAACGTCAGATTAATACGGGCGTAACTCTTAGACGTATCATATTGATCACACTTAATGGGTGGCTCCACGTAACACGGCTTAAGCTGAAGCGTTTAATGCTCATTCACTATTTACTGTATTAATAGTATTAATAGTCACTACTTCGATATTCAACAACTAACCAATCAATTACGAATAAAAGAATTAAACCTTTCACAGGCCGTTCAtaaataacggctgggtcaaatctctgttttaccccagaaattacctcttgtttcttaagttccactgatcccctaatgaacaatttatttgtgatctaatcaacaAACCGAATCTCCTCtctaggccaatgagagggtgaagcgctcttgttcaagaccagaaTCAAGCACTTGAAtcgaacaacctctctactaaccctaatcgggtaggaatgaattccttcttgcaccctatgttcccaactattcaTTTGATCTTAtctcaaaatggtaagcttattgagcagaggcaattgTCTACTCTCACACCGTTTGTAAATCAatggataatcccgaacaaacaggagttcatagttagcttaggattaaggttaagttacctaggtcatcacctttgaaatagtcagtattaaacagtaaacaacgttataaagtataaatataataataataaataaataaataaaatataaaataactaaaattatgaaaatttagataatatgaaaaattgagtggaattttgaagtggattttccACCAAAGTATGTTATTtcaagatccaccaaatgcataggtaaagtggcaagtaggatgtgctACACTTTGGACACTATGCATAAGTGGTTGAATAACAAATAAGCAACATATGTGGTAATGGAAAAATGACATTTGACATTAGACATTAAATATGAACATCTAACacctatttataatatttataataattaatattaatattaatattttttttcaacgtTAACCAATTGGTTGAATTAtaataattctttaattaagCTATTTATATAGACGTGTCAATTTATCACTTTCTCCAAATAAAATTAGTGTcgttatagtttttttttcatgatCCTAGGACACTTGTAACtcgttaattttaatttttttaataattaggtTGTTGAGATTTTAACCAGTTGGTTGAAATATAGGTGAActcatattttatgatttttttttttatatttaaatggaTAGATACTTCTTTATAAAGATTATTAtgtaatttcttaaaatttagtgatacatttagatttaaaaaataataattactaaTCAAACttcttaaaacaaataaataatttaaataattgtcatcattatacttttattttttataatatagtCATGATAATCAcgttaaaagttgttttttttatattggaGTGCTTCCAATTTGTGTCATCCTAGTAATAAGATGGTTATAGGATTTCCTCGTGGTCTTATTTAGTCAGAGATATTATTATTGCTATTATTTAGTCAgagatattattattttttttttgtatattaatGCGATACAACTCTAAccattgttttctattttttaaaaaaaatatatttttatatttcttaaatttcatttttaagaaatttagtTAAATTCTTTTCTTAAGAAATTTTTAGATTCTATtgttaatatttgaatgagtggctttactttttaaaaatttaagattaattttgttaaaagtaattacaaataaatattaaaaaacaattactaatatatattttaaaaatatataaataattgattgattcaataattttcataattttattttatataatatagttATGAAAGCATACTTTGATGATTAATTTTGATGCTTATAAGTATCACTCATTGTGATGAACTatataataatgaaaataaagttttgtttgGGTGTGGGTGCATGACTTTTTCCCTTTCATAAACTCCTATATATGTCTTGAATTGTAATAAGTTGTTGAGTAGTTATGAAAATGAATAGGAAAGGGTTTCTCCTGATATTATGTCTCTTTGATATTCGTTGATTGTATCAGAGTCATAGTCTTACGACCGCGATTCTACTTCTCAATTTCTTCCAATTCGAGTTGTAGCTCGTCTCATTTTCTTTAgttatcttattattattatttttttttttggatacaTCAATGAACAAAAAGGCGAACTATGATGGATATATCAGTCTTGGAAATAAAATCTCAACCGTGAAGCTAAACAATGAAACTTTTCTTACATGGAAAGTTCAAGTTGAATCTACCCTAAAAGGTCATGGATTAGAAGACTTTCTGAGCGACGAATCAGAAGTTTTTCCTAAGGAAATCAAAGTCGTTGAAAGTTCGAATACTGTAACTAAATCTAATCCTACCTATTTGTGATAAAAATGTCAGGATTGTTTAATTTCATCTTCGCTTCTCAGATCTATGACTGAGAGAATTTTAGAATAAACTCTACATTGTGATCAACTAAGGAGATTTGGAATTGTTTACTTAAGATCTTCATGTCAGCATAAttactttatatctatattgataGATAAACTCTAAgatcattcatgccaaattgttaagaatattgataacttgttgaaatacaagttattttacctTTTTATTGAGAACAATTTGGAAAGTTCAAAGGAAAACACATTAACTTGATAaagaattcatgcaaataatCATATATTGTGATTATATGTGCACAAAACTAATAGTCTTTGAAAAGTATTTTCACTTTTGGACGTATGATTTAGATGAAATGAGGGGAAAATCGGTCAAAGAAACGAACTGCAAGCCACGATCGCATAGAATCTCATCATGGCGATTAACTTTACAACATAGCACCACACGATGGGATGAAACGCAACAAATAGAAAACGAAAAATGCGTGGGCAATGAAAGTCAAATCTATAAAAGAAGTTGGTAGTTGATGTGAGACATACGTAGTAGAACCAATGGATCTCTGATGCGAGGCAGACGGTGCAGTTGGGCATGAAATTTAATGCGAGGTGTCAGACCATCATTGGAAAGAGGCGAGGAACCTACTTCTCGATGCCAATAAATAGCCTTTCGAAGAATCGATCAGATATAGAGATTTCCACCATCGAGAGAGGCTGAAACTTTGTCAAACTTTCGCCCTAAATCCACCATACCACCCCTTCTTCGAGTTTTTCTTTGAAGGATTCTTAGTGAGATTTTGGAGATCTTCTCTGAAAAAGGAAAGAGAGACCTTCACATCATTGCAACCTAAGTGAAGCAACCACCATtagaactgtctcttatacacatctagatgtgtataagagacagaggttGGGAAAGCTAAAATTAACATGTACTAAGTAATGCATAAGTAGGTGTTCATCTTGTTTAATGCGTGCAAAAAAAGGTTTACCGAGATAAAATTGAGAGAATGATCTGAGTAGGAAACAATCTATTACTTGAGAGATTGAAAGATTGTGGAACTCGTTAAACAAGGATAGAATAAaactttagagataaagttaatCTATCGCAAATAAAACTCATTGCatgtatcctagagataggacactGTGGCTCAAAACACGAAGAGGTAAAGTTATTAATTTAAGAGTTTTCTTGCATGAATGCATGACTTGTGCATCGTTTAGGAAAATGTTAGTGAATTTTTCTCAACCTTGTCTAATCATTGACATTTCATCCTTTCTCAAATTGCACGGTTTCACTTAGCTCTTGTAATCACTATCGCATCCATACCATCATTCATTCCACCAATATTGTAAGATTTTTGTCACAaagtaaatcttattttaatatgatgtgttcaataattttatatcttttaaaaCTTCTATAGAAAAATTATTAAGTCATTTCATTCTTTGATTTCAATCCAATGGAGATGGAGAATTTAAATCCTTAACTTCTTTTCTTACTCAACATGGTATTGAACATAGATTCTCGTGTCCTTACACCTCACAAAAAAATGTTAATGTTAAATGCAAACACCGTCACATTGTAGACATGGGTCTTATACTCTTGTCGTAAGTACATATGCCACGTTTTTTCATCtgtaaaatgcataattttgtGTTATctctataaaatttatattctatAAACATGAAAATTTTAGGACGATcacgcttccgctcaaggttcctTCATAGGgctccttcaattggtattagggCCTTAAGGTTTTGATCCCAAGTTTCCCTAATTTctagaatttaattttactttatGGTGGGTTCTGCATTTTGTAATTCTCATGTATGATTGTTTAAGAATGTTTGGTTTAGaattattggatgttttttGGGATTGGTCACTGTTTACTACTTTCATTTACATTTCGGTATGCAAAGGCCCATGTCTTGGGGCATAATGTTGCTATAGAGACTGTATTTGATTgttcttgagtcgttcgtggtTTTCCCAATGCCGATATGGGGAAAACAAGACCATTTTCGATGGAGATTGGATGGAGATTGTCGTTGTGCAGTCAGTATTGCAGAGTTATAAGCGTTGCAACCCTGTGATGAAGAACAACATTGTGTTCTTtccgtagcgttgcaacgctggacacagtgttgcaatgctgcgatgCAGAAAGAACCAACAAGTTCTGGTCCGGTTCGATTCGTGCTTCACTTGGTTTTCTTGCAGTTCAGTAAGTTCGAGTGATTCGGGTTCAGTTTGATGACTAGTTGGTCCATTTCGAGCGGTTTAAGGCCCGGTTTGCTTGTATTGAACCAGTTGATATTTATTCTTGTAATAGTTAGTAGtttggttaattaaattaatataagtattatattaatttaattaattatttagtgtCCAATCGTGATccaataatttttgtttattaattatacatgtgatgtatgttttaattttatatatatgtcaaatagtatgccatatataaaactccaccataggttatgcatttaatttcatgcatcattttatattataagtgttataatatatgtatatgcatgatttaaattatatatcatgctcatgcatcatatagtataaacgttataatatatgcatgcatgcattaatagtatatccatgcatcatttacattctaaatgttataatatatagttcaatatatgtatggatgtatgctattgtatgtttcattactttattgtataaatgttatatatgttagtaatgaaatgaaattgcatgatgcatgacatacTTTacgttaatttataattgttatattttattaaagtaTGTCAAAGCATGTGAAGtgtggttttaatttatttcttttgtttataattgttataacaaaatgaaattaaaaattaaaatcaataattaagaatTACATGTGAATCTTACGATAGAATCATCCTTTTAAAATTGctttaaaatttgattcacatagacctaagatcacatttctaatgagattagaaatctaagtttaatcttttagcTTGTTTAATAGGATTACTTTGATTCCTAAGAAAAGATTAACAATGTAACAAATGTagctataagggaccttttatctaaggcgagttctgtctaggctggggcatttaagttttgtcttggCTGGGGCATTtaagttttgtctaggctggagtATTTATGTTGACGGGGACCTTTCTTATCCTTCTTCTTATACCTCTTgacctctcaagccaatgatcTCGCCTCCTCTTCCAACTCTCTTTGGAGGGCTCCCCTTTTTCTATCCAAGTTTTGTAAGCCTATACTCTTCTAGCTTGCATTCCAACTCGCTTAAATCGGACGAGCTACCTTTCTGCATTGCAACCACATGCTCGATTGCAACTTTATTCACCTTCTCCTCCTCTTTCTACTATtaaccttctttttcttcttgaagGTTGTACTTAAGACCCCTCATTCCCATTTGAAGGTCATGGTAGGGATGCATTAGGGTCAACTATCGCATGGCTAAATCCTTCCGacctttcttcattttctttaacGGTCATTTACGCGTCCAATATAAGAGCATAGTGGTCAGTATCATCCATTTCTTCCTCTGTTGAGACTGACACACTTTCAATCCTCTCTCTTTCTGGCTCAATTTTGGCCAACGCGACATCAACTTCTCGACTCATGAGCCGATCCACTTCCAAAAATTGTCTCTGGTCGAGGTTGGCTAAAATAGGTCCAAAGACCTCTTGCTCATCTCTTCGAGCTTGCTCACTCAAATTAGGATGAGTATCTTTAGGTTGCTCAGCAAGTTCCAACGCAAGGCTCTTTGAACTTGGTGGATCAATTGATGGTGGTGGTGTAATCGGGGGTGGGTCAAATGGTGTGTGAGATGAACCAGGAGAGGATGTGGGAGAAAGAGGAGCTACTGTAATGGGAAATATGGTGACTAAGGGTTCAATGGCTAAGGATACTGCCAGACGCACGACAGGTGATGGTGCAGTTCTCAAATGTTTAGGCACTGGGTCATGCGTCAGCAATGTGGGTGTAATGGTTGGGATGATTGGTGGCGGGGCTAACTGTTTATAGAGCTTTGCGATAGATGTTTTGGTAGGGCCTTTCGACCCAGGATGCTATAATGGGTGGGAGGGAGTTGTACACTTAGGATTTTTGGGTTTAGGGGAGATGGAAGGTTTGGGTTTTGAAGAGGATTTGGAGGAGACGAACGATCGTTGGGGAATGGAAGGTTTTGCTGGTACTACTTGTGTGGAAAGTCGTGTAGCTGCTTTGGGTTAGGGTTGAATAGTTTTTTAGGAGGAAAATGAAACGGTTGCTTTTTTGGTTGAAGTAGTGGCTTCTTAAGATGGGGATGGGGATAAAGGTAAGGAAGATGAAACTGATGGGGATGAAAACGAGCTTACCGGGCATTCTCTAGTGAAGCTTACGAATTTGTTTTGGCTATCTGAGGCATTTAACATGGTTTTTGATGAGGAAGCTTAAAGATTCTTGGAGATTATGATCGGAGTGATGCACTTGGATGGAAAGGGGGCTGAAGATGGGCATGGGAAgatcaaaaagaagaagaagacgacttGGAGGGGAAACCTTgaccttttctagaaaaacGCATGAGGAGAGAGAGGAGACAGACCTTTGTTAGCTACAGGTGATGTTACGACTGTACAACTAATGCGGACCTGAAGAGACACACCTAGGGCCACTTAAATACTCGAGTGGTCAATCTCCTAATATAAttactcttcttcttccaacgtATAGGTATGCATTGGTCTGACTCTATTGCAACAATTCAAGTTCCCCAATTTAAGTTGATCCACAAAGTTGGTTTTGAAACATACATTCAAAAGACAACTCAAAACTTCACtaccaaacaaaaatttaaacaagaaaaagaaaacatgaaaaagGAAGAGTCCCTGGAATATATGTATCTAATTTCACGCAAGGACAACTTCGACGCAAGCTCCAAGCAGGCTCGCGTAGGTCAATGGATGTTTTGCAATGCTTTGCATTTTCTTCAAAGTATGGCTTGACTCTTTGCCCATTTACTTTGAAGGCATTTGTTCCATCCTCTCAAGTAAGTTCCACAGTTCCATGAAGAAAGATTTCCTTGTTAATGAATGGTATGAACCACCTAGATTTTAGTTTTCTTGGAAACAATCATAAACGCgagttaaataataaaactttttgaCCAACGAAAAGTTCTTTCTTATCGATGCATTTGTCATGTCAAGGCTTAGTCTTTTCCTTGTATATATTCACATTTTTATATGTGTTTAGCTAGCATTCATGCAACCCATTTAGTTGTAGCTTTCGATGCTTTCCAGGGACttccaagtccaaatttagCTTCTTAAATGCTCAGTATGCTTTGTGTTGCAATTCTAATGGCAAATGACATGCTTTCTTAAACACTAAGGCATATGGAGACATTTATATTGGCGTTTTGAACATGGTCCGGTATGCCCAGAGTGCTTCATCAAGTCTCTTCGCCCAGTCCCTTCTTGATGCACTAACTACTTTTTCCATAAttgttttgatttctttgtttgAAATTTCAGCTTACCTGTTTGTTTGTGAGTCGTAGGCGGTGGCTACCTTATGCATAAAATTGTATTTAGCAAGTAACTTAGAGATAATACGGTTTATGAAATTCATGCCTTCATCACTGATTAATGATAACGaatagaaatgcacgttatcatagtgctaagttcttaaacaatgctggcttgtattgataaaatattttaaactgcgtccaaaaagcatcaaattcataatatttcggttgcatgcattcatcgcatagaaacagttgatttttgtgtttttatgcagaatatgcgttgacgcaaggcgaaaattgcgatcataggaaatcattggtcgagcgcagcattaccacaagactttgcggtgattatgtttgcaaacatttgctcaaaaAGGATTGCTGCAACTTGGTCaccacaacttggtgggcgcatctgggtgaagagcataattaatcacgatgggataaaaagttgatgacggtcgaatccgaattaagctgacagccactaacgataacaagtacatgcagctttttggtgacaaatattcggcgcatcagtcaggaaattaaagccatcccatc
This genomic window from Benincasa hispida cultivar B227 chromosome 4, ASM972705v1, whole genome shotgun sequence contains:
- the LOC120075597 gene encoding photosystem II protein D1-like, producing the protein MPLGISGTFNFMIVFQAEHNILMHPFHMLGVAGVFGGSLFSAMHGSLVTSSLIKETTENESANEGYKFSQEEETYNTVAAHGYFGRLIFQYASFNNSHSLHFFLVAWPVVGIWFTALGISTMAFNLNGFNFNQSVVDSQGRVINTWADIINRANLGMEVMLKRNNYS